A DNA window from Enterobacter asburiae contains the following coding sequences:
- a CDS encoding AraC family transcriptional regulator: MNPQPATTLYDPDSTASPAVARHLDFVDYAAEVPVHTHRKGQLIIARYGAVSCYAENDIWIVPPDCAVWIPGGIPHSARATWNAHLNYLFIEPGAAALPERCCTLAISPLIKELVDRLTREGVDYPPDGHVARLTRVTLDELASMPQQKLSLPVSTDPKIRAMADALVSRPDDRSTLKDWAKRLALSERSFARLMQRETGLSFGRWRQQLHLIIALRELASGVPVQNVAATLGYESVNAFITMFRKAMGSTPAHYFAERKNSGR, encoded by the coding sequence GTGAATCCTCAACCCGCTACTACGCTGTATGACCCCGACTCTACCGCCAGCCCGGCGGTGGCGCGTCATCTGGACTTCGTGGACTACGCCGCGGAAGTGCCGGTGCATACCCACCGCAAGGGCCAGCTGATTATTGCCCGATACGGCGCGGTCAGCTGTTACGCGGAGAATGATATCTGGATCGTGCCGCCGGACTGCGCCGTCTGGATCCCCGGCGGGATCCCGCACAGCGCCAGGGCGACCTGGAACGCGCATCTTAACTATCTGTTTATTGAGCCCGGCGCGGCGGCGCTGCCGGAAAGATGCTGCACGCTGGCGATCTCGCCGCTGATTAAGGAGCTGGTCGATCGTCTGACGCGCGAAGGCGTGGATTATCCCCCCGACGGCCACGTCGCCAGATTGACCCGGGTCACGCTGGACGAGCTCGCCAGCATGCCGCAGCAGAAGCTAAGCCTGCCGGTCTCAACCGATCCGAAAATTCGCGCCATGGCGGACGCGCTGGTTAGCCGCCCTGATGACAGAAGCACGCTGAAGGACTGGGCGAAACGGCTCGCCCTCAGCGAGCGCTCGTTTGCCCGCCTGATGCAGCGCGAGACCGGGCTGAGCTTCGGGCGCTGGCGCCAGCAGCTGCATTTGATTATTGCCCTGCGGGAGCTGGCCAGCGGCGTGCCCGTCCAGAACGTGGCGGCAACGCTCGGGTATGAATCGGTGAATGCATTTATCACCATGTTCAGAAAAGCGATGGGCAGCACGCCCGCCCACTACTTTGCCGAACGGAAAAACAGCGGCCGTTAG
- a CDS encoding oxidoreductase — MSDNPVIALIGPGAIGTTIAAVLHDVGRTPLLCGRTAHPELRLRHDEGETVVPGPVLTDPAVIRQPVALVFIAVKTTQNADSAGWLRALCDENTVVCALQNGVEQKAQLEPWVNGATVLPSVVWFPAQREPDASVWLRAKPRLTLPDVPQAQRVVEALRGTRCAVELSTDFASVAWRKLLQNAVAGLMVLSNRRAGMFRREDISELALAYLREGLTVARAEGAKLDDDVAQEILANFQRAPVDLGTSILADRQADRPMEWDIRNGVIQRYGRKHGIAVPISDVVVPLLAAGSEGPG; from the coding sequence ATGTCTGACAATCCAGTGATTGCGCTGATTGGGCCTGGCGCAATTGGTACCACCATCGCCGCGGTGCTGCATGACGTTGGCCGCACGCCGCTGCTGTGCGGACGCACCGCGCACCCGGAATTACGCCTGCGCCACGACGAGGGTGAAACCGTGGTACCCGGTCCGGTATTAACCGATCCGGCCGTCATCAGGCAGCCAGTGGCTCTGGTTTTCATCGCAGTGAAAACTACCCAGAACGCCGACAGCGCCGGGTGGCTGCGCGCGCTGTGCGATGAAAACACCGTGGTCTGCGCCCTGCAAAACGGCGTGGAGCAAAAAGCCCAGCTTGAGCCGTGGGTTAACGGCGCGACGGTGCTGCCGTCGGTGGTCTGGTTCCCGGCCCAGCGCGAGCCGGATGCCTCCGTCTGGCTGCGCGCCAAACCGCGCCTGACCCTGCCGGACGTGCCGCAGGCGCAGCGGGTGGTGGAGGCGCTTCGCGGTACGCGCTGCGCGGTTGAGCTCTCGACAGATTTCGCCTCCGTCGCCTGGCGCAAGCTGCTGCAAAACGCGGTCGCCGGGCTGATGGTGCTTTCTAACCGCCGCGCCGGGATGTTCAGGCGCGAAGATATCAGCGAGCTTGCGCTGGCCTACCTGCGCGAGGGGCTTACCGTCGCCCGCGCCGAAGGGGCGAAGCTGGACGATGACGTGGCGCAGGAGATCCTGGCGAACTTCCAGCGTGCGCCAGTAGATCTGGGCACGTCGATCCTGGCCGACCGCCAGGCCGATCGCCCGATGGAGTGGGATATCCGCAACGGCGTGATCCAGCGCTACGGCCGCAAGCACGGGATTGCGGTGCCCATCAGCGACGTGGTGGTGCCGCTGCTGGCGGCGGGGAGCGAGGGGCCGGGCTAA
- a CDS encoding YbdK family carboxylate-amine ligase produces the protein MPLPDFKSSEPFTLGIELELQVVNPPGYDLSQDSSALIAAVKDDIKGGEVKHDITESMLEIATGVCQNIDQAAAQFSVMQQSILRAAAEQHIQICGGGTHPFQKWQRQEVCDDERYNVTLERFGYLILQATVFGQHVHVGCRTGDDAIYLLHGLSRFVPHFIALAAASPYMQGTDTKFSSSRLNIFSGFPDNGQMPWVNSWQEFEGLFRRLSSTSMIDSIKDLHWDIRPSPHFGTVEVRVMDTPLTLGHAINIAGLIQATSHWLLTARPYKHQEKDFLLYRFNRFQACRYGLEGILTDVHTGEHKTVAEDIAWLLEQVAPSAEKLGATSAINEIALLLKQGKSEAQRMREFIADGGSLISLVQKHCELWATSP, from the coding sequence ATGCCTTTACCCGATTTTAAGTCCTCTGAACCTTTCACCCTCGGCATCGAACTCGAACTGCAGGTGGTTAACCCGCCGGGCTACGATCTGAGCCAGGACTCCTCCGCGCTCATCGCCGCCGTCAAAGACGACATCAAAGGCGGCGAGGTCAAACACGATATCACCGAAAGCATGCTCGAAATCGCCACCGGCGTATGCCAGAACATCGACCAGGCGGCGGCGCAGTTCTCGGTGATGCAGCAGAGCATCCTGCGCGCGGCGGCGGAGCAGCATATCCAGATCTGCGGCGGCGGGACGCACCCGTTCCAGAAGTGGCAGCGGCAGGAGGTGTGCGACGACGAGCGCTATAACGTCACGCTGGAGCGCTTTGGCTACCTGATTTTGCAGGCGACGGTGTTCGGCCAGCACGTGCACGTCGGCTGCCGGACCGGGGACGACGCGATTTACCTGCTGCACGGCCTGTCGCGATTCGTACCGCACTTTATCGCCCTGGCGGCCGCCTCGCCGTACATGCAGGGCACGGACACGAAGTTCTCCTCGTCGCGGCTCAACATCTTCTCGGGGTTCCCGGATAACGGCCAGATGCCGTGGGTCAACAGCTGGCAGGAGTTCGAGGGGCTGTTCCGCCGCCTGAGCTCCACCAGCATGATCGACAGCATTAAGGATCTGCACTGGGACATCCGCCCCAGCCCGCATTTCGGCACCGTTGAGGTGCGGGTGATGGATACGCCGCTGACGCTCGGCCACGCGATTAACATCGCCGGGCTTATTCAGGCGACGTCGCACTGGCTGCTGACCGCGCGGCCCTATAAGCATCAGGAAAAAGATTTTCTGCTGTACCGCTTTAACCGTTTTCAGGCCTGTCGCTACGGGCTGGAAGGGATCCTGACGGACGTGCACACCGGCGAGCACAAAACCGTGGCGGAAGACATTGCGTGGCTGCTGGAGCAGGTTGCGCCGTCGGCCGAGAAGCTCGGCGCGACGAGCGCAATCAATGAAATTGCCCTGCTGTTGAAGCAGGGCAAGAGCGAGGCGCAGCGCATGCGGGAGTTTATCGCCGACGGCGGCTCGCTGATTTCTCTGGTTCAGAAGCACTGCGAGCTGTGGGCGACGAGTCCGTAA